GAATTGCTGGAATATCACGATTCGAGATAATGGAAAAGGATTTGAGATGAACCCCTTTGAACGAAAGGATCGATATGGACTGAAAATTATGAGAGAGCGGATGAATGAACTGAACTTTAACATGCAATTCCGAAGGGAGCAGCAGCTTACTGTTGTCGAATTTTCAAAGGATGGTGAGATGTTATGAGCCATACTCGCGTACTTGTTGTAGACGACCACGCTCATGCGAGAGAAGCCATATGTGAAATTTTATCCATGGATCCCGGCTTCGAAGTGATTGGCGTCGTATCGGACGGTCAACAGGCGATTGACTATACAGAACAATGGCTTCCCGACTTAATCCTCATGGACATTCAGATGCCCATTATGAACGGTCTTGAAGCAACACAGCGGATCAAATTAGCCTTTCCTTATGTGAAAATTGTCATGATTACCGTCTCGGATGATGTACTCCACCTTCTGGAAGCGTTGAAGCGGGGAGCTCAGGGTTACTTGCTCAAAAATCTGGAACCGTCCATGTGGCTGGCATATCTTCATTCCATTGTTACAGAAGAAGCTCCATTGAGCCGCGAGGTGGCTTACCAAATCCTGAAGGATGTCTCACTCACGGAGAAAAAAGAACCTGACGTTCCACTAACGACAAGGGAAAAGGATATTCTGTATGGCGTGGCTGCAGGGTGGACGAACAAAGAAATCGCTGTGAATTATACGATTTCAGAATATACGGTCAAGAATCATTTGAAAAACATTTTGCAAAAGCTGCAGGTTCAAAATCGTGTTCAACTGACACGTTACGCATTGGAGCAAGGGCTTATTACAGACCACAATCGTCTGTAGTAAGCTTTTTTTACTAGATCGGAGCGTTCTTTCGGTTTCTATGTATAAGTGGATGTCACTTTCTCTGCTTTTCACCACCATGACCTCACAAATTGGACACAAAACGTCCAGCTCTATAGCCAGATTGAGCTATATGGTAAAAATTTGTTTTTATGTACACTATGAGCAGTGTGCTTCATGAAGGAGGTTATGATGTTAAACGGACGGATTGTCCTGGGCTTGTTGCTGCTTGTGGGTATACTGGCGATCCCGTTATCTTACTCACTTGACTCTGCGAACGCTGCTTCTGATACCAAAGACGCTATTCCACTCCAGCCAATCATTGATGGTTCTAAACCTGGAGAAGTGCTTGTGCTTGAGCCGGGTATTTATTCTGGTCCCGTAAGTATAGACAAGAATATATCCATTCGAGGAGATTCATCGGTAACGGTATTGAATATGGAAGCTGATTCCACGATTACCATTCGTTCAGATGGAGTGACTTTGCAGGGGTTCACGGTTCAACATTTAACGAACGAACCCACTGCTGCGATTCTGGTTGAAGGAGATCGTGTAGAGATCACGGGCCTGGATATTCAGAGTCAAAGTTTTGGAATCGTGCTGCGGGGTTCCGTCGACGGGCTCATACAAGGCAAT
Above is a window of Paenibacillus sp. E222 DNA encoding:
- a CDS encoding response regulator transcription factor, with product MSHTRVLVVDDHAHAREAICEILSMDPGFEVIGVVSDGQQAIDYTEQWLPDLILMDIQMPIMNGLEATQRIKLAFPYVKIVMITVSDDVLHLLEALKRGAQGYLLKNLEPSMWLAYLHSIVTEEAPLSREVAYQILKDVSLTEKKEPDVPLTTREKDILYGVAAGWTNKEIAVNYTISEYTVKNHLKNILQKLQVQNRVQLTRYALEQGLITDHNRL